From the genome of Populus alba chromosome 10, ASM523922v2, whole genome shotgun sequence, one region includes:
- the LOC118044571 gene encoding protein NRT1/ PTR FAMILY 2.13, with amino-acid sequence MAEDEKKSTSSYRLYCSIKCFQKPSSPEQKHGNLAETEQKKPGGWRAMPFILGNETFERLATFGLLANFMVYLMRVFHLEQVTAANVLNIWSGVTNFAPLVGAFISDAYVGRFKTIAFASCAAFLGMVTVTLTAWVPYLHPQKCEPGGEQQSYGNCESPTSMQLGVLLLGLGFLSIGTGGIRPCSIPFGVDQFDPTTEEGRKGISSFYNWYYTSFTVVMLITLTAVVYVQDSVSWVLGFGIPTVLMLCSIVLFFIGTRIYVHVKPEGSVFSGIAQVFVSAYKKRRLKLPENCDGEQVDGIFYDPPIKDQLTILSKLPLTNQIRFLNKAAMIEKETDLKPDGSCAKQWRLCSVQQVEEVKCLIKVGPIWASSIVSFTSMIQQGTFTVSQAMKMDRHLGEKFQIPASSIIVVSLITIGIWLPFYDRILVPAIRKVTKREGGITILQRIGIGNVFSVLSMVVAGLVERERRAAAISHPEAAAMSVFWLAPQLVAMGFCEAFVGTGQIEFYNKQFPDHMRSLGNSLFFCSFAGASYLSTMVASIVHKVTGTRHHPDWLTNDLNAGNLDYFYFLLAGMGVVNWFYFLLCAHRYRYKVSTVLVMGDKQIPL; translated from the exons ATGGCTGAAGATGAAAAGAAGAGCACAAGCTCGTACAGGCTATATTGCTCCATAAAATGCTTCCAAAAACCATCATCACCGGAGCAGAAGCACGGCAACCTTGCAGAAACCGAGCAGAAGAAGCCCGGAGGATGGAGAGCCATGCCTTTTATCTTAG GAAATGAGACTTTTGAGAGGCTGGCTACTTTTGGCCTGTTAGCCAACTTCATGGTGTATTTGATGAGAGTCTTCCACTTGGAGCAGGTGACTGCTGCAAACGTCTTAAACATCTGGTCTGGTGTAACTAATTTTGCACCGTTGGTTGGTGCATTTATCTCTGATGCCTATGTGGGCAGGTTCAAGACCATTGCTTTTGCATCCTGTGCAGCTTTCCTG GGAATGGTGACTGTGACTTTGACGGCATGGGTGCCTTATCTCCACCCTCAAAAATGCGAGCCTGGAGGAGAGCAGCAGTCTTATGGGAACTGTGAAAGTCCCACCAGCATGCAATTGGGTGTTCTGTTGCTTGGATTAGGGTTCCTATCTATCGGAACAGGTGGGATTAGGCCATGCAGCATTCCGTTTGGTGTCGATCAGTTTGACCCTACGACGGAAGAGGGGAGAAAAGGGATTAGCAGCTTCTACAATTGGTATTATACAAGCTTCACGGTGGTGATGTTGATCACTTTAACCGCAGTGGTATATGTTCAAGACTCTGTTAGctgggttttgggttttggaaTACCTACTGTGCTCATGCTCTGCTCCATCGTACTCTTCTTCATTGGAACGAGGATTTATGTGCATGTAAAGCCAGAAGGGAGTGTCTTCTCCGGCATTGCACAGGTTTTTGTTTCTGCTTATAAAAAGCGGAGGCTTAAGCTTCCTGAGAATTGTGATGGAGAGCAGGTTGATGGGATCTTTtatgatcctccaattaaagaTCAATTAACAATATTGTCGAAGCTCCCTCTTACCAATCAGATCAG GTTTTTGAACAAGGCTGCAATGATAGAGAAAGAAACCGACCTAAAGCCAGATGGTTCGTGTGCGAAGCAATGGAGACTGTGCAGTGTCCAGCAGGTTGAAGAGGTGAAATGCCTGATAAAAGTAGGTCCAATATGGGCTTCTAGTATTGTTAGCTTTACTTCAATGATACAGCAAGGAACATTTACTGTGTCTCAAGCCATGAAAATGGACAGACACCTCGGAGAAAAATTCCAAATCCCAGCTAGTTCCATTATCGTCGTGTCGCTGATAACAATAGGAATATGGCTTCCATTCTATGACAGAATCCTAGTGCCAGCCATTCGAAAAGTTACAAAACGTGAAGGTGGAATCACAATTCTCCAAAGAATTGGAATTGGGAATGTATTCTCTGTTCTATCCATGGTAGTAGCTGGATTGgtggagagggagagaaggGCTGCAGCAATTTCACACCCAGAGGCTGCAGCCATGTCAGTCTTCTGGCTAGCTCCACAACTTGTGGCAATGGGGTTTTGCGAGGCATTCGTTGGTACTGGACAGATTGAATTTTACAACAAGCAGTTTCCTGATCACATGAGAAGCCTCGGCAACTCTCTTTTCTTCTGCTCATTTGCTGGAGCAAGTTACCTTAGTACCATGGTGGCCAGCATTGTTCATAAGGTTACTGGAACGAGACACCATCCAGACTGGCTGACAAATGATCTAAATGCTGGGAATTTGGATTACTTCTACTTCCTTTTGGCAGGAATGGGGGTTGTCAATTGGTTTTATTTCCTGCTTTGTGCTCATCGATATCGTTACAAGGTCAGCACTGTTCTTGTAATGGGAGACAAGCAAATCCCACTATGA